Proteins from a single region of Lelliottia sp. JS-SCA-14:
- a CDS encoding YqjK-like family protein, whose product MSSTTERRKRKAYLLSQIQQQRLDLTASRRDWLEVTRSYDRGWNTFLSLRSWALVGSSVMAIWSVRHPSMLVRWARRGFGAWSAWRLVKSTLRQQQLRS is encoded by the coding sequence GTGAGCAGCACAACGGAACGTCGTAAACGCAAAGCGTATCTGTTAAGCCAGATCCAGCAGCAACGGCTGGATCTGACGGCCAGCCGTCGCGACTGGCTGGAGGTCACGCGTTCCTACGATCGCGGCTGGAACACCTTCCTGAGCCTGCGCTCGTGGGCACTGGTTGGCAGCAGCGTGATGGCCATCTGGTCGGTTCGTCACCCCAGCATGTTAGTCCGCTGGGCACGACGCGGCTTCGGTGCCTGGAGTGCCTGGCGTCTGGTCAAATCGACGTTGCGCCAGCAGCAGCTACGTTCTTAA
- a CDS encoding DUF883 family protein has protein sequence MSKDTTSEHLRAELKSLADTLEEVLNSSTDKSKEELSKLRSKAESALKESRYRLGETGDALAKQTREAAAKADEYVRDNPWTGVGIGAAVGVVLGVLLTRR, from the coding sequence ATGTCTAAAGATACGACTTCAGAACATCTGCGCGCTGAGTTGAAATCCCTGGCGGATACCCTGGAAGAGGTACTGAACTCTTCTACTGACAAATCGAAAGAAGAGCTGAGCAAACTGCGCTCCAAAGCGGAAAGCGCGCTGAAAGAGAGCCGCTATCGCCTGGGTGAAACCGGTGATGCGCTGGCGAAACAGACCCGCGAAGCGGCTGCGAAGGCCGACGAATATGTCCGCGATAATCCGTGGACCGGCGTGGGCATCGGCGCGGCCGTCGGTGTGGTTCTGGGCGTTCTGCTGACGCGTCGCTGA
- a CDS encoding DoxX family protein, producing the protein MKKLEDVGLLVARVLMPILFITAGWGKITGYAGTQQYMEAMGVPGFLLPLTILLEFGGGLAVLFGFLTRTTALFTAGFTLLTAFIFHSNFAEGMNSLMFMKNLTIAGGFLLLAITGPGAFSIDRVLNKKW; encoded by the coding sequence ATGAAAAAATTAGAAGATGTTGGTTTGCTGGTTGCGCGTGTATTGATGCCAATTCTGTTTATCACTGCGGGCTGGGGCAAAATCACCGGTTATGCAGGGACTCAGCAGTACATGGAAGCGATGGGCGTCCCTGGGTTCCTGCTGCCCCTGACTATCCTGCTTGAGTTCGGCGGCGGTCTGGCAGTGCTGTTCGGTTTCCTGACTCGCACTACCGCGCTGTTCACCGCCGGTTTCACCCTGCTGACGGCGTTCATCTTCCACAGCAACTTTGCGGAAGGTATGAACTCCCTGATGTTCATGAAAAACCTGACCATCGCAGGCGGCTTCCTGCTGCTGGCTATCACCGGTCCTGGCGCTTTCAGCATCGACCGTGTTCTGAATAAGAAGTGGTAA
- the dnaC gene encoding DNA replication protein DnaC — MKNVGDLMKRLQKMMPANVKPAFTSGEELLAWQKEQGKMRSEALTRENRAMKMQRTFNRSGIRPLHQNCSFDNYRVENDGQMMALAKARQYVEEFDGSIASFIFSGKPGTGKNHLAAAICNELLLRGKSVLIITVADIMSAMKDTFSNRETTEEQLLNDLSHVDLLVIDEIGVQTESRYEKVIINQIVDRRSSSKRPTGMLTNHKAEDMTRLLGERVMDRMRLGNSLWVNFTWDSYRDRVTGKEY; from the coding sequence ATGAAAAACGTCGGCGACCTGATGAAACGTCTGCAAAAAATGATGCCTGCCAACGTGAAGCCCGCCTTCACCTCGGGCGAGGAGCTGCTGGCCTGGCAAAAAGAGCAGGGAAAAATGCGCTCCGAAGCCCTGACGCGCGAAAACCGCGCCATGAAAATGCAGCGCACCTTTAACCGCTCGGGCATTCGTCCGCTGCACCAGAACTGCTCCTTCGATAATTATCGCGTCGAAAACGACGGCCAGATGATGGCCCTCGCCAAAGCGCGCCAGTATGTCGAAGAGTTTGACGGCAGCATCGCCAGCTTTATCTTCAGCGGCAAACCGGGCACCGGCAAAAATCACCTCGCAGCGGCGATCTGCAACGAACTGCTGCTGCGCGGCAAATCGGTGTTAATCATTACCGTCGCGGACATTATGTCGGCGATGAAAGACACCTTCAGCAATCGTGAAACCACGGAAGAGCAGCTGCTGAACGATCTCAGTCATGTCGATCTGCTGGTGATCGACGAAATCGGCGTCCAGACCGAATCCCGCTACGAGAAAGTGATCATCAACCAGATCGTCGACCGTCGCTCCTCGTCGAAGCGCCCGACCGGCATGCTCACCAACCATAAAGCAGAAGATATGACCAGGCTGCTGGGCGAGCGCGTGATGGACCGTATGCGCCTTGGCAACAGCCTGTGGGTGAACTTCACCTGGGACAGCTACCGCGATCGCGTCACCGGCAAAGAGTATTAG
- a CDS encoding DUF1090 domain-containing protein, producing MKYRITLALALFSLSTASFANTLCQEKEKDIQREITYAEKHNNQHRIDGLKKALSEVKANCSDSKLRADHQKKIAEQKDEIAERRQDLKEAKEKGDAEKIAKREDKLKEAEEELKALEARDY from the coding sequence ATGAAATACCGCATCACTCTGGCTTTGGCCCTTTTTTCTTTGAGCACCGCGTCCTTTGCTAACACTCTCTGTCAGGAGAAAGAAAAGGACATCCAGCGCGAGATCACTTATGCCGAGAAGCATAATAATCAGCACCGTATCGACGGTCTGAAAAAAGCGCTGAGCGAAGTGAAAGCCAACTGCTCGGATAGCAAGCTGCGTGCCGATCACCAGAAGAAAATCGCTGAACAGAAGGACGAGATTGCTGAACGCCGTCAAGACCTGAAAGAGGCGAAAGAGAAAGGGGATGCGGAGAAGATTGCTAAGCGTGAAGATAAGCTGAAAGAGGCCGAAGAAGAACTGAAAGCCCTTGAAGCTCGCGATTATTGA
- a CDS encoding glutathione S-transferase family protein, whose protein sequence is MGQLVDGVWQDIWYDTKSTGGRFKRSVSAFRNWLTADGAPGPSGEGGFAAEKDRYHLYVSLACPWAHRTLIVRKLKGLDSLIPVSVVNPLMLENGWTFDSDFPAATGDDLYHHDFLYQLYLRADPHYTGRVTVPVLWDKKNQTIVSNESAEIIRMFNTAFDAQGARAGDFYPPELRDKIDELNSWIYDNVNNGVYKAGFATSQEAYDEAVGKVFESLARLEQILGQHRYLTGDRLTEADIRLWTTLVRFDPVYVTHFKCDKHRISDYLNLYGFLRDIYQMDGIAETVDFDHIRTHYYRSHKTINPTGIISIGPWQDLDEPHGRDTRFR, encoded by the coding sequence ATGGGACAATTAGTTGACGGCGTCTGGCAGGATATCTGGTACGACACCAAATCCACTGGAGGACGCTTCAAGCGTTCTGTTTCGGCTTTCCGTAACTGGCTGACCGCCGATGGCGCACCGGGCCCAAGCGGTGAAGGCGGCTTTGCGGCAGAAAAAGATCGCTACCATCTTTATGTTTCCCTCGCCTGTCCGTGGGCGCACCGCACGCTGATCGTGCGCAAACTGAAAGGGCTGGACTCCTTAATTCCAGTTTCCGTCGTCAATCCGCTGATGCTGGAAAACGGCTGGACCTTCGACAGCGACTTCCCTGCAGCCACCGGCGACGATCTTTACCACCACGATTTCCTCTATCAGCTCTATCTGCGCGCCGACCCGCACTACACCGGTCGCGTCACCGTCCCGGTCCTGTGGGACAAGAAAAACCAGACTATCGTCAGCAATGAATCTGCTGAAATCATTCGCATGTTCAATACGGCGTTTGACGCCCAGGGCGCGCGGGCCGGTGATTTTTATCCGCCAGAGCTGCGCGATAAGATCGACGAGCTGAACAGCTGGATCTACGACAATGTTAATAACGGCGTCTACAAAGCCGGTTTTGCCACCAGCCAGGAAGCTTACGACGAAGCCGTCGGGAAAGTGTTTGAATCCCTGGCGCGCCTGGAGCAGATCCTGGGCCAGCACCGCTATCTGACGGGCGACCGCCTGACGGAAGCGGACATTCGCCTGTGGACTACGCTGGTCCGCTTCGATCCGGTGTACGTCACCCACTTTAAGTGCGACAAACACCGCATCAGCGATTACCTGAATCTGTACGGTTTCCTGCGCGATATTTATCAGATGGACGGCATCGCTGAGACCGTCGATTTCGACCACATCCGCACCCACTACTATCGCAGCCATAAAACCATCAACCCGACGGGCATTATCTCCATCGGCCCGTGGCAGGATCTGGACGAGCCGCACGGCCGCGATACGCGTTTTCGCTAA
- a CDS encoding DUF805 domain-containing protein, with protein sequence MDWYLKVLRNYVGFSGRARRKEYWMFVLVNFILTLVLGIVDKILGWERAGGEGILTTIYALLVFLPSLAVLFRRLHDTDRSAWWLLLVLIPIVGWLIILAFNCQSGTPGENRFGADPKLQP encoded by the coding sequence ATGGACTGGTATCTAAAAGTACTGAGAAATTACGTGGGGTTCAGTGGTCGCGCCCGTCGCAAAGAGTACTGGATGTTCGTTTTGGTGAACTTCATCCTCACGCTGGTGCTGGGGATTGTCGATAAAATTCTGGGATGGGAGCGCGCGGGTGGCGAAGGTATTCTCACCACCATTTACGCGCTGCTGGTCTTTCTGCCGTCGCTGGCGGTGCTGTTCCGCCGACTCCACGACACGGATCGTTCGGCCTGGTGGCTGCTGCTGGTGTTGATCCCGATCGTCGGCTGGCTGATCATTCTGGCCTTTAACTGCCAGAGCGGCACGCCGGGCGAAAACCGCTTTGGGGCGGATCCGAAATTGCAGCCTTGA
- the yqjA gene encoding DedA family general envelope maintenance protein YqjA, whose product MELLTQLLNALWAQDFETLANPSMIGMLYFVLFMILFLENGLLPAAFLPGDSLLVLVGVLCAKGAMAFPQTVLLLTIAASLGCWVSYIQGRWLGNTRIVQNWLSHLPAHYHQRAHHLFHKHGLSALLIARFIAFVRTLLPTIAGLSGLSSARFQFFNWMSGLLWVLILTTLGYLLGKTPVFLKYEDQLMSCLMLLPVVLLVFGLLGSVYVLLKKKYGARN is encoded by the coding sequence ATGGAACTTTTGACCCAATTACTGAATGCCTTATGGGCCCAGGATTTCGAAACCCTGGCCAATCCGTCCATGATCGGCATGCTCTATTTCGTCTTGTTTATGATCCTGTTCCTTGAGAACGGACTGCTTCCTGCTGCCTTCCTGCCCGGCGACAGCCTGTTAGTGCTGGTCGGTGTGTTGTGCGCTAAAGGAGCGATGGCCTTTCCGCAAACGGTGTTACTGCTCACTATCGCTGCAAGCCTTGGCTGCTGGGTGAGTTACATTCAGGGACGATGGCTTGGCAACACACGCATCGTGCAGAACTGGCTTTCTCATCTTCCTGCCCACTATCATCAGCGCGCGCACCACCTGTTCCATAAGCACGGTCTCTCTGCTCTGTTGATCGCCCGCTTTATCGCTTTCGTTCGTACCCTGCTGCCGACCATTGCCGGTCTTTCTGGCCTGAGCAGCGCCCGTTTCCAGTTCTTCAACTGGATGAGCGGCCTGCTGTGGGTGCTGATTTTAACCACCCTCGGCTATCTGCTGGGCAAAACGCCGGTGTTCCTGAAATACGAAGATCAGCTGATGTCCTGCCTGATGCTGCTCCCGGTGGTATTGCTGGTGTTCGGCCTGCTCGGTTCAGTGTACGTCCTGCTGAAGAAGAAATACGGGGCGCGCAATTAA
- a CDS encoding DUF2501 domain-containing protein, which produces MKKHILLSTAFSVVLLTGAAHAASWQDSLSSAANELSKSSGSSQSGGLSASSLTSLLGGSNQSLSAGTMNNAAGILGYCAKQKLASVTDTQNIKNQVLDKLGLDTQEQKQDTNYMDGIQGLLNAKDGQQLNLSTLGDSALAKQVKTKACDLVLKQGVNFLS; this is translated from the coding sequence ATGAAAAAGCACATTCTTCTCAGCACAGCATTCAGCGTCGTTCTGCTCACCGGTGCCGCCCATGCGGCGTCCTGGCAGGACTCTTTGTCCAGCGCCGCCAACGAGCTGAGCAAAAGCAGCGGTAGTTCCCAGAGCGGCGGTCTGTCCGCATCGTCTCTCACCAGCCTGTTAGGCGGCAGCAATCAGAGCCTGAGCGCGGGCACCATGAACAACGCGGCGGGTATCCTCGGCTATTGCGCGAAACAGAAGCTGGCCTCGGTCACTGACACCCAGAATATCAAAAACCAGGTTCTCGATAAGCTGGGCCTGGATACGCAAGAGCAGAAACAAGACACCAACTATATGGACGGGATTCAGGGCCTGCTGAATGCCAAAGACGGCCAGCAGCTGAACCTGAGCACCCTCGGCGACTCCGCGCTGGCGAAGCAGGTGAAAACCAAAGCCTGCGATCTGGTGCTGAAACAAGGCGTTAATTTCCTCTCCTGA
- the dnaT gene encoding primosomal protein DnaT, with the protein MSSRLLTTSVAGIDAFVRDPRGVLAKADGGTLAVFADNAPAFYAITPERLAQLLDIEARLSRPTSDVSLDTQFFEEPTSAPIAVPMGKFAMYAGWQPDADFQRQAALWGIALTQPATPEELAAFIAYWQAEGKVFHHVQWQQKLARSMQINRASNGGQPKRDINTISEPDNQIPPGFRG; encoded by the coding sequence ATGTCATCCAGACTCCTGACCACCAGCGTCGCCGGTATCGATGCCTTTGTGCGCGATCCTCGTGGCGTCTTAGCCAAAGCCGATGGCGGCACCCTTGCCGTGTTTGCCGACAACGCGCCAGCGTTTTACGCGATCACGCCTGAACGCCTGGCCCAGCTTCTGGATATTGAGGCGCGTCTGTCGCGCCCGACCAGCGACGTCAGCTTAGACACCCAATTCTTTGAAGAACCGACCAGCGCGCCGATTGCCGTCCCGATGGGCAAATTTGCCATGTACGCTGGCTGGCAGCCGGATGCGGATTTCCAGCGTCAGGCCGCCCTGTGGGGCATCGCCCTGACGCAGCCCGCCACGCCGGAAGAGCTGGCGGCGTTCATCGCTTACTGGCAGGCCGAAGGCAAAGTATTCCATCATGTGCAGTGGCAGCAAAAACTTGCCCGCAGCATGCAGATCAACCGCGCCAGCAACGGCGGCCAGCCTAAGCGGGATATCAACACGATTTCCGAACCCGATAATCAGATCCCACCAGGATTCAGAGGATGA
- the mzrA gene encoding EnvZ/OmpR regulon moderator MzrA, with translation MVITPRSLRRLSYALIALTILSAMVLVWTAVQHQESTLAIRPMSQGASVPDGFSVWHHLDANGIRFKSITPQDDVLLIKFDSSAQSAAAKEVLDRSLPRGYIVALQDDDSQTALWLTRLRDTSHRFG, from the coding sequence ATGGTGATCACGCCGCGTTCCCTGCGCCGCCTGTCTTACGCCCTGATTGCGCTGACGATCCTCAGCGCGATGGTGCTGGTGTGGACGGCAGTTCAGCATCAGGAATCGACGCTCGCCATTCGCCCGATGAGCCAGGGCGCCAGCGTGCCGGACGGTTTTTCTGTCTGGCACCATCTGGATGCGAACGGCATTCGCTTCAAAAGCATTACGCCGCAGGACGACGTTTTGCTGATCAAGTTTGACTCCAGCGCCCAGAGCGCTGCCGCGAAAGAGGTTCTCGACCGCTCCCTGCCGCGCGGGTATATCGTGGCGCTGCAGGACGATGACAGTCAGACAGCACTGTGGTTAACGCGGCTGCGAGACACCTCGCATCGGTTTGGTTAA
- a CDS encoding phage holin family protein: MEDPRHAQGPAKNVLGIGQRMLTTLVGIAETRVRLAVVELEEEKANLFQMLLMLGLTMLFAAFGLMSLMVLIIWAIDPQYRLNAMIATTVVLLVGALIGGIWTLHKARSSTLLRHTRQELANDRALLEDEKP; encoded by the coding sequence ATGGAAGATCCTCGTCACGCACAAGGGCCGGCTAAAAACGTCCTCGGCATTGGCCAGCGTATGTTAACCACGCTGGTCGGGATTGCCGAAACGCGGGTTCGCCTGGCGGTGGTGGAGCTGGAAGAGGAGAAAGCCAATCTCTTCCAGATGCTGCTGATGCTGGGACTGACCATGCTCTTCGCCGCGTTCGGGCTGATGAGCCTGATGGTGTTAATCATCTGGGCTATCGATCCGCAGTACCGCCTGAACGCGATGATCGCCACGACCGTCGTGCTGTTGGTGGGCGCGCTCATTGGCGGGATCTGGACGCTGCATAAAGCACGCAGTTCAACGCTGCTGCGTCATACCCGTCAGGAGCTGGCCAACGACCGCGCGCTGCTGGAGGATGAGAAGCCGTGA